In Malaclemys terrapin pileata isolate rMalTer1 chromosome 14, rMalTer1.hap1, whole genome shotgun sequence, the genomic stretch TGAAGCTAATGTCTGACAGggtacaggcctgtaggtttcttgtaTTACTGCTGAATCTAATGCAAAGCAAAATATAATAAAGGCGAGCTAGTCCACTTGGCTGcacacctcactctttacccctttttccagctcatttatgaatctGTTGAACAGCGCTGGTCCCAGTAATTGTTGACAATGCTCTGTATGTTTTATCTTGGCACATGCTTTTAGACAAAATAGTTGATGCTatttagtaattttaaaaaatgaaatggaatCTGATAAGTGCCTTTAGCTTAACTGCACAAGCAAATTGCCTTCAAAGCAATATTTTGCCTCCATGGAAGAATTTTCACGTCTTTCTTGTTGTCTGCAGGTATTGGGAAGAATGTAATCTGTGAGAAATCTGCTACCTCTGTGGATGCCTTCAGAATGGTTACAGCTGCCAGATATTACCCAAAGCTGATGAGCATTGTTGGTAATGTCCTCCGTTTCCTGCCTGCCTTTGTCAAAATGAAGCAGTTAATAGAAGAACACTACATAGGCAATGTGATGATCTGTGATGTGCGAGTGTACTGGGGAAGCCTGCTCAACCACAAGTACAACTGGATCTGTGATGAACTAATGGGAGGAGGTGGACTGCACACAATGGGCACCTATATTATAGACCTCTTAACTCATCTAACCAGCAGGAAGGCAGAGAAGGTCCATGGCTTGCTTAAGACTTTTGTGAAGCAGAACGCAGCTATCAGTGGAATCCGTCATGTCACTAGTGATGACTTCTGCTTTTTTCAGATGCTTATGACTGGAGGTGTCTGTAGCACTGTGACTCTCAACTTTAACATGCCTGGATCATTTGTTCACGAAGTCATGATTGTTGGGTCCACAGGTCGCCTTATAGCTCGTGGGACAGATTTGTATGGGCAGAAGAATACAGCACTCCAAGAGGAACTACTGCTTACAGATTCTCTGACCATCAACACAGGCCTTCTGGACAAGGGGTTTAAAGACATCCCCTTGCTGTACCTGAAAGGAATGGTGTACATGGTGCAAGCATTGAGACTGTCTTTCCAAGACCAGGAAGACCGTCGGACATGGGATCACAAACCAGTCTCCATGGCAGCCTCTTTTGAAGATGGCCTCTACATGCAAAGTGTAGTAGATGCCATTAAAAAATCCAGCAGGTCTGGGGAGTGGGAAACTGTGGAAGTGATGACTGAGGAACCAGATGCCAATCAAAACCTTTGTGAGGCACTTCAAAGAAATAAcctataaaatataaacattccTGGTGTCCACTATGGAAAATGAGAACAGTTGAAGATGTCCAGACGTAGCTATAGAAGTTTCTCAGTTTTTAGGACATGTAGGTTCTTATTTAATACTTTTGGTTTTTCATACTTGTGGGTAAAACATGTCATGGTCTGATGAAACTGTTCCTCCCTGGgcagattattttgtttttaaactcgtTTAGAgagttttaaatgttttggggttttggtggggtttttagttttttaaagCTGAATTTCTGTTTTGGAGATTGTTAGGAAAACTTGAATTGCCCTTTGCACTTGCAGTAGCTAAAATGAAGTGAGGGATCTTTTGTTGGATTGTTGGGAGACAGGACACAGTCCCTCTTGCACATAGTTCAGTTATTTTTACAATTTTAATCTGAGAGCAAGTAGAGCAAGATCAGGGAGTATGTACTGTTCTTGCTCTCGCTAATAGGActttcactgacttttttttaagtttattctTCAGCTTGTAAAACTTTAATAAAGAAAAGTGTAATGACATGGCAAATCTCTAAACTCGAGTGTTAAGAAGAGTAGAAGGGACAGAGCAAAGTCTGTAAGATACAGATCAAGCTTAATGTTCTGCGCACAGTGAGTGTGTTGAATGTTTcaaattaatttcaattggtat encodes the following:
- the GFOD2 gene encoding glucose-fructose oxidoreductase domain-containing protein 2, producing MKMLPGVGVFGTGSTARVLVPLLRAEGFSIEALWGKTEEEAKQLAEEMNIEFYTSRTDDVLLHQDVDLVCINIPPPLTRQIAVKALGIGKNVICEKSATSVDAFRMVTAARYYPKLMSIVGNVLRFLPAFVKMKQLIEEHYIGNVMICDVRVYWGSLLNHKYNWICDELMGGGGLHTMGTYIIDLLTHLTSRKAEKVHGLLKTFVKQNAAISGIRHVTSDDFCFFQMLMTGGVCSTVTLNFNMPGSFVHEVMIVGSTGRLIARGTDLYGQKNTALQEELLLTDSLTINTGLLDKGFKDIPLLYLKGMVYMVQALRLSFQDQEDRRTWDHKPVSMAASFEDGLYMQSVVDAIKKSSRSGEWETVEVMTEEPDANQNLCEALQRNNL